In the Elizabethkingia bruuniana genome, ATTATTTCTTCGGAGAAAAATTTGCCAGAAACTTATCGGTCTATTATTCCCGTAATTGGGGTGGGATTGTATCCAACTTTTGGTTTGGTATTTTCTTAGGAGCTACAGCTCCAATAGGACTGTTTTTAGGACTCGATCTGGATATTCGACATATTACATTTGCGGCCGGAAACTTTGCATTAGGTCTTTATGGTAAAGATTTTAATGTAACCACTTATGCTTTCTGGATTTCCTTTATAACAGTCTTCTTAATAGGATTCTTCAACTTCCTGGTAAGCTTTGGATTATCTATGGTATTGGCATTCCGTTCGAGAAAAGTGAATATGGGGGAGGTAAGACTGATTATCGCAGAGATCTTCCGTTATTTCTTCAGAAACCCACTAAGATTCTTCCTGCCAATCCGTTCGAGACTGGATGAGCGTGCAATGGATCTAATGAAGAGTACGAATACTACAAAAACTGAAGGTCATTAATCTTTTCTTCACCGATTACGCCACGGAATTTTTGCAGAAAAAAAGTCTTACGCATTCTGAAATCATTTTTCAGAAGAGGTGATTTAATTTTTATATCCAGCATGCCGTCTTTCAAAGAGACACTGGTGATTTCCTGATAAAGAGATTCGTCCAGATAATCTTCAAGAAAATCTCGGATAGCAATAGCTTCCATTTTTTCTTCCAGCCCGTAGATCTTTATAAAAGATTGGACCAATTCAGAAGACATATATTCGCGTTTCTTTTTTTTCATTTCTAAATCTATTGATTTTATTCAAATTGTGGAATCTCTAATTATAATAAATTTGTTAACCACAGAGGAACATCGTTTTAAAGTGGTTTAGAGATACTTCTGATGCACTATAGAAATACACAGGTCTATGTTTAACTATGTAAAACTACCAGTAATCTGTATTCTATGTATCTATGTGGTTTTAATTTTTATCACTTTCCAAAGAATTGTGGACAACTATAACTCAAAAATTCTGCTTTCTTCATTAATACGCTGTACAATAGATTGTGTGCGGTCTTTATGGGTATCCGTAATAAAAATTTGCCCGAAGTTCTCTTTATTTACCAGTGCTATTAACTGACTTACCCTGTTGTCATCTAGTTTGTCAAAAATATCATCCAGCAAAAGAATAGGTGACTTTCCGGTGATATCTTTTATCATCTGCATCTGCGCAAGTTTCAGGCTGATAAGGAAAGTTTTCTGCTGTCCCTGTGATCCTGTTTTCTTTAATGGAAACTGGCGCATAAGAAAATTAAGATCATCCTTATGAGTACCCCTTGAGGTATAAGTCAACATTCTGTCTTTTTCCAGATTCTGGATCAGAATTGCTTCAAAATCCTGTTCTGATAGATCAGACTGGTAATTGATTTCTATGTCTTCCTTTCCATCAGAGATCAACTGGTAGAATTTCTGTACAATAGGAGAAAACTTCTCATTAAACGATTTTCTCTTCTCATAGATTATATTCCCGGACTTTATCAGATGGTGCTGATAAATATCCAGAGAATCGGCATCAAAGTAACGGTTCTTCTGAAAAGCTTTTAGTAAAGCATTTCTTTGCTGAATCGTTTTTTGGTATTGGATTATATTGAAAAGATATTCGGTATCGGTTTGAGAGATCATACCATCCAGAAATCTTCTGCGCGCTTCCCCCGAATCAGATATCAGATTGTTATCATAAGGAGAGATAATAACCGAAGGCAGAAAACCAATGTGGTCAGCAAGACGGTCATATGACTTGTCATTCTTCTTAATAATCTTCTTAGAATTCAGCGGCTGCTGAACTTTTATAATATTTTCTTTTTCATCGTCAGCTACCATTGCTTCGATGTTGAAGAACTCTTCGCCTTGCAAAATATTGTTCTGATCTGTATTGCCCAGAAAACTTTTTCCAACCGAAAGGTAATATAGTGCGTCTAATATATTAGTCTTGCCTACGCCATTGTTCCCGACAAAACAATTGATTTGTGGTGAAAAGTCAAATTGGCGAAAAGCATGATTTTTAAAATTGTTTAAGCGAATAGATTGTATCAGCATACTTGGAAAAAACTTGTGTAAAGATACAACAATCAGAATAATTTCTGAAGGAGATGAAGCAAAAACGGAAGGCCACTAACGGTTTCTACTCCAAAAGAATAATAAGCATCAGGCCTTGATGGCTGAGCGAAATAAATAAATATAAAACCAACAAATACAGACAGAGAATAGCAGAAAGCGAAATCTGGTTGTAACGAAAAAACAGCAATGAGTGAAGAAAAAAATAATAGCAGATAAGCCAAATATTTAGTATTCTGAATACCGATAATCTGCGGAAATGTAGTAACAGTATCATATTGCATATCCCGAATATCGAAAGGCAAAATAAGACCCGATACTAAGAAAAAAGTGATGAAGAAAACATCCCATTGTATCACAGGCATAATAAGCCAGGAATTGATTAGCGCCCATACGAGTGCCACATGAAAGATTTTGATAAACGGAATTTTTCGGATAAATGTATTAAGAAACTGAGTATTATATAAAAAACCTAAAATGATGATAAAAAGCCATTTAATTAATGATTCAGGATGATGCCTGTGGATGATAACTGTGACACAAAAGATAAAAGTAAGTGTATTGAAAAGCAGAACATAACCAAAAAGCCTTCGTGTCATCTGGTATTTTGTATACAGATAACCATTCAGAAAAGTAAGGAATATAAGAAGGATAAGTGCAGAACGGAACGGTATTCGCTCTGCCATAAAGAACAGTGTAAGTAAAGTTCCCATTAAAGAAACATAAATCTGACTGTCTACAATGTATTTTTTAAGTAAATTTAACACACATCAAAAATAAATATTTATGCAACGCATTGCCAAAATTTTTAGCCTGCTGTTGGTCATTTTATCGGGTGTCTCATTACATGCCCAGAATTACTATGATCAGCAATGGAAAAAGATTAACGATAATTATGCAAAAGGAATGGTAAAATCCAATTTGCCAATAGTATTGGATATTCAGAAACAAGCTATGAAAGATAACAACACCATTGAGCTAATCAATGCTTTGAAGGCAGAGTTTGTCATTGTCAACCAAACGCGAGACGATGAGAAAAATGATTCTGCAAGCCAGTTTTTTGAAAAAATCAAGAAGCACGAAAAGAATCTGAAAGGTGACGAGTTATTAGTGTATCGTGCCTTACAGGTAAAGTTTGTAGACGATTATTTAAAACGAAATCAATGGAGAATTCAGGACAGAACCAATATAGACAATCAGGACTTTGGTCAGATTGAAACGTGGTCTAAGCTGGATTTTAAGAAATACTTTACACAGAATTTCAATGATCTTGGAAAGATTAAAAATGAAATTCGTAAAATTTCCATGACCAAATACCAGAAGTTATTTGCCAATACACAGGATATTGCTTACTTCCCGTCTGTTCAGGACTGGGTAGCTTTGCAGTATGTAGACTTTTTAAAAGATAATGTATTATTTACACCAAATGAATTAAAAGCAAATAATGCTAAAATTCTGGAAGTTTACAATGATCAGATTGCATCTAATTCAGGAAACCCTAAATTGTTTTATGAATACCTTAAAGCCCAGTATGAGGTAAGCTTTGGTCAGTTATCAGAAGCGGAAGCCCGTAAAAAATATGAAGCAATTGTAAATTCTTCCACAGATGGAGATTACAAAGTCTATATTCTGAATGATATAGCAGGAAGCCTTGCTTCTGCAAACCCTAAAGAGGCAATGTCTATTTTGAAGAAAGCAAAGGAAATGTATCCTAAGAGCGAGTTTCAGAATAACATAAAAAATACAGAGAATAGTATTACAACTCCGGTAATAACGGTAAGCTATGAATCGTTCACATTACCTCAGCAGCCTATTCACTTATCTGTTAACTATAAAAATGCAGATGCCTTTGCAATGAATATTTATCAGGTAACTGATATCAATTCATTTATCAGCCATATTAAAGACAGCTATAGGAACCCCTTGTTAAAGGTTGCAAAACAACTTGTGAAAAAGGAAAGTTATCAGTTGAAAAATACAGGCGATTATAAAAACCATATTTCTTCTGTAGAATTGTCTGCATTGAAGAATGGTCTTTATATTGCCGAATATATTGTGGATGGGAAATCTCAGGGAAGCTACTGGTTCTCCGTAACAGATTCCCGTATTATCTATAATAAAATTGCGAGTAATGGGTCTAATAATGTACTGAGGCTGATCAGCAGAAATAATGGTGAGTCTAAGAAAAATACAAACCTTACTTTTTATGACTATAGCGAGTATAACAAGCCTGTAGTTAAATCTTCTGCTAAAACAGATCCGCAGGGTATTTTTGTGTTCCCGGAAAATAAAACCCAAAATTACAAACGTTATCTGATTGAAGATTCTGAGAAAAATATCAGCTTTATAGAAGCTTATGGCGGGAATTATTATGATCAGCCACGAGTTGATATTACCGAAAAGACAGCTCAGATATTTTTAGACAGAGCTATTTACAGACCCGGGCAGACTGTTTATTTCAAAGTGATTAATACCCAATACAGCAACAAAAAAGAAACTGTTGTAGTTGGAATGAAGCAAAAGATAAAGTTGGTAGATGCTAATGGTGAAGATGTTTCGGAGCAGACATTTACAACAAATGAGTTTGGAAGCTATAATGGCAATTTTATTCTGCCAAAAGGAAAATTAAACGGTCAGTTTATGCTGGAAACGGATGAAGGTTCTGTAAGCTTCAGAGTAGAAGAATACAAACGTCCGAATTTCGAAATTACCTTTGAAGATATTAAAGGTGAATATAAGTTTGGACAGACTATTCACATGAAAGGTAAAGCTGTTTCGTTCTCGGGAGTTCCGCTAAGCAATGCTACATTGAATTATGAAATTAAGAAACAGGATATACGTTACCGTTATTTCTACTGGTTCGCGCCAACTTCTAATGAAAACTCAATCCTGGGAACGGTTAAAACCAATGAAAAAGGAGAGTTCGATATTCCTGTAGACCTGAAAAAAGATGATAAGCTAAAAGGAATACAGGTAAATGAATATGTGGTAAATGCATCGGTGACAGATACCAATGGCGAAACACAGGAGAATTCGTCAACATTCCGTGTAGCCTCTGTAAGCCATTTTATAGAAGCTGAAGAAGTAAAACCAGCTTTCGCGAATGAAGATATAAAAGTAAAAGTTGCGACTAAGAATTACAACAACCAGAAGCTTGGGAAAAGTTATCAGGCAAAACTAAGTCTTCTGGAATCTCCTGAGCGTATTTTCAGAAATAATTTTGAAGATTTTGTACAGGATGTTCCGGTATTTTCTAAAGAGAATTTCATTCAGAAGTTTCCGCACGATTATTTTGATAAATCCGAATTAGCAAATAACAGAAAAGAGAAACAAACAGTACTGCAGAAAACAGCCACTGATGAAGAATTTAGTCTTGGGAAATTAGCAGCAGGAACTTACAAACTGGAATTCTACAACATCGAAGGACAGGATACTATAAAAACTGAAAAAGTCTTCGAAGTGTGGGACAGAAAGTCTTTAGGAAACGGACAGAAGCCTTTCTTCAGATTAATGAATAATCAGAAAGATTATGCAAGAGGAGAAAAGGCCAAAGTATATCTTTATTCTGCTATCCCGGAGGCTAAAGTGTATGTGTATGTACAAAACGGAAACGGAGAGACTAAAACCGAAGAAAAGTATATTAAGAATGGTGTGTTGGAGTACGAAATTGCAATTCCTGCGGACCCGGCTGTGAAGCAACTGAACCTTCAGTTTACTTTAGCGGCTTATAATGATATCCAGACACTTTCTACAAACTTGCCGGTTCGTAATGAAACAGAACCTATGAAGATAGAACTGACGACTTTCCGTGATAAGATCCAGCCGGGAAGCAAAGAAAAGTGGACGGTGAAAATTACCGGAAAGAACAAAGAAAAGGCTGTAGCTGAATTATTAGCGAATATGTATGATATGTCACTAGATCAGTTTGCTGCTAATACTTATACATTCAGAAATTTCAATTTCGAAAGATTTATACAGCAAAATTATGGAGTGGGTACAGAAAGTCTAAACTCTGTACGCTTTAATAAACGTGAAAAATATTTGAATGCTAAAACCGTATTTGCGCCTTATTTTAACTGGTTCGATCAGTATGGGGCATTAGGCGGACTTGCAACTAATGTCAGAATTAGAGGAGGATCCACATTACGGAAAGCTAATGTAGCTTATGAAGCAGCTGTTGATCAAAAAAGTGTTATGGATATGGTTCCTGCTCCGGTAGCTGCTGCTAAAGTTGCAGATTCTTCAAGTAAGAAGGAAATTGAAGAAGTTGTAGTTACTGGATATGGTAAAGCGAAGAAAAAAGAAGATCTGGACAAGGTTCCTGTTCGCAGTAATTTGAATGAAACTGTATTCTTCTATCCAAACTTAAAGACAGATAAAGATGGAAATGTAAGTTTTGAATTTACATCTCCGGAAGCGCTAACCAAGTGGAAACTGATGTTCCTGGCACATGATAAAAATGCTAATGCTGCAACACTGGAGCAGACTATTGTTACACAGAAAGATTTCTCGGTTACTCCAAATTATCCAAGATTCTTACGTGAAGGCGATGAAATCAATATGCAGGTGAAGCTGAATAATCTTGTAGAAAAAGCTTTAAGTGGTAGTGTACAGCTGCAAATTCTGAATGCTGATACCAACGAAGATATTTCTTCAAAATTCGGACTGAATAATATGATTCAGAATTTTGATATCAATGCAACTTCAAGCAAATCTGTTAACTGGACTTTCAAAGTGCCAAACGATGTTTCCGGAATTATTATAAAAACGGTTGCAAAAGCAGGGCAGTATAGTGATGGCGAACAAAAAGCAGTTCCGGTATTGCCAAACAGAATGTTGGTAACGGATGCCTTACCAATTTTTGTAAAAGAAGGACAAACCAAGACTTTTGTGCTGGATCAGTTAAAATCGAATAACTCGACAACAATTGCCAATGTTTCTAATACATTAGAGCTGACAACCAATCCAATTTGGGAGGTACTGTTTGCATTGCCAAGTCTGAAGAATGATATTAATAATTCAGCAGATGTAGTATTCAATAAATGGTTTGCAGATGTTCTGGCTTCTGAAATATTCAAGGCTAATCCGAGAATGAAGAAGATCTTTGAAGAATATCAGGAGAAAGGCTTGTTGGAAAGTAATCTGGAGAAAAATCAGGAACTGAAGCAGCTTTTATTAGAAGAAACACCTTGGGTATTCGAGGCTAAAGATGAGAAACAGCAAATGCAAATGTTAGCACGTCTGTTTGATGCTAATAATATGCGTAACTCTATTTTAGACGATTGGAGCACACTGAAACAATTGCAAAATGGTGATGGTGGGTTCTCATGGTATGCAGGTTCTCCAAGCAGCTTCTCTACATCGCTTTATATTCTTAAAAACTTAGGGAAAATAAACGAATGGCTGAAAGATAAAGGCGGCGTGAACGATTATCAGAATACACCGCAAAATGAAATGGTAAGTACATTAACGGCTTATTTGGACCGTGAGATCAACCGTTACTGGAAACCAAAAGATATGAATCCGTGGAACAATCTGGTATTGGATTATCTGGATACACGTCATTATTGGGAAGCTCAATACCCGCTAAAAAATACAGGTGCAACACTGAAATCTCAGGTTATTGCTAAAGCAAAAACAGCTAAGATTACAGACTTTACATTCTATGGGTTATCAAGAGCTGCATTATTATTCAATAACTATGGATTGAAAGATGTTTCTGAAAAACTAATGACCTATCTGAAGGAAACTTCTACAGATACTAAAACTCAAGGTGTATACTGGAAGCAGAATCTGGATGCGTGGGGCTGGTATGCTTCGAAAGCAATTAACCATGCTTTGGCAATGCAGGCATTTAATAAGCTGAAACCTAGTGATGCAATTATAGAGGATATGAAAATCTGGCTTATAACTCAGAAAGAAGTCAACCATTGGGAAACCAGCCGTGCTACTGCAGAAGTTATCTATACAATAATGAACAGCGGTAAGTCATGGACAACTCCGGAAGCAGACAAAGCAACTGTAATCTGGGGAGGTAAAGAGTTGACAAAAACTGACACTCAGGCAACAGGTTATATCAAATCTTCTGTAAAATCCCCGGAACTGGATAAGAAACTGGCTGAAGTAACAGTAACCAAACCAGGTCCTGGTATTGTTCAGGGCGGGCTGTTCTGGCAGTATTATGAAGATCTGGATAAAGTGAAATCTTCTGAAACTTATATTTCTGTGACCAAAGAACTTTACAAAAAAGTGAAAACAGAAAATGGAGAAGAACTTAAAAAGATTACAGCTGATACACCACTTCGTGTAGGAGATAAAGTGACAGTGAGAATGATTCTGAATACAGACCGTCCAATGGAGTATATTCATATCAAAGATATGAGAGCTGCAGGATTTGAACCAACAGAAGTATTATCAGGATACCAGTGGAAGAATAATTTAGGTTACTATCAGTCGACTAAAGATGCATCTACCAATTTCTATATAGAACAGATGCCAAAAGGCAAATATGTTTTCGAATATGATGTGGTAGCTAATATTGCAGGTAAGTTCTCTAACGGAATTACAACAATGCAGAATTACTACGCACCTCAGATGAATGCACATACACAGGGAACAAATGTTACTGTAGCGTCTCATTAGATAAATACCTTGGCTTAAGACCAGAACGGATTCATAAATTTGTTCTGGTCTTGCTTTAATAATTTTTGATTATTAAACCTATTTTCATCGTTTCTCATCACATGTCGTTTTATTCCTTTCTCTTTTTTATTTCTGCCGAAGTTATTTATAGAACGATTACCCCTCCATCTAACTACTCTGGTTGTTAATAATTCCCAGAATTGTACCATTATCTTGATTTATTTTAATCTAACTTTTTACGTACTTTAGAAAGAAGTAAATCAAAATTTTTATTCTCTGCCTATTTTAAAAAGTAATAATAAGTAAATGCTGTTTCGGAAAGTCCCCGGGAAACAAATGTAACTGATAACTTTTTTTTATAATATACATGATGGCGTTCGCTCATGTTTGCATTTTTCTATCATTAAAATTTAAAGCTTTTCTCACGAATTGTTATTGCTTGCTAACCAGTTAGTTGCGGGTTGTTTTTATTTGTAGATATATGATAATGAATGTTTTATATTATTTTTTTTGATAAGAGATTGTTTTATGCAATTTTTTTTAATTTAATTTGTAAATATTATATCAGTTTTTTTTATAAAAAAAATATGTAAATTAGGAATTTTAATGATAATATTTTTATAAATAAAATTATTAATTATGAAAAAAATTATTATAATTATGTTTTTTGCAATAAGCATTGTATTTGCTAAAAGCATGAATATTGAAAAATCAGCACCAATTAATTCCAAAGTTGCAACTGCTCCAAAATCTGATCTAAAAAGCAGTAGGATGGATAAATTTTTGACAGCGTTAATTGGTTATGCTTATTTGTATGAGAGTACTTGTGGACGAACTTTTGGTATAGTGCTGAGTAAGCCAATATATGACCTGACCAATAAAGAATATGATGATTTAATGGATAAGTTAGAGCAAAAGAATGCTCAAATATGTGAAGGGTATGTTCCCGAGGCTAGATTGGTATAATTTTTTGAATATGAAAAATTTATTATTATGATTTTAGCATGCCTTTTAAAAAAAAATATGAAAAGGATAGTTACAATTTTCTTATTTGTTATAACTTATAATTTTGCATTATGTCAGAAAAGTGATAATAAAGCAGAGATGAAGATTGTTTATGAGATGAAGATGGGAAATATTTCTGAAAATAAAGATATTAGCATATATTATTACGACTTGATATTTGATAAGACCACTTCAATTTATGCAGACTCCAATGCCAAAGCATATTACGATTATATTGCTAAAGAAAGAGGCAATTACAGACTATTTATGAGACCTCCGAAAGGAAAAGGTAGTGTTTATAAAGAAAATGAAAAATTAATCGTTTCTCAGCCAATAGGCAGAGATATTTATTCCTATGATGAACCTGCATTAAAATGGACTATTATAAATGAGAAGAAAAAAAAGATTAGTAACTACGATTGCATTTTAGCTAAAACAACTACTGATACCGGTATTGTTTTCTATGCATGGTTTACACCTAAGATCTCCATTCCGGAGGGGCCATTCAGGTTTAAAGGGCTTGCCGGGGTTATATTGGAGGTTTATAATGAAATTAATACAATCCATATTTCGGCAGTAGAAATAAGAAAATCAAATGCAGGGATATATCCTTTGCAGTATCCGAAAGTTTATCATATTAGCAAGAAGGATTTCCTGGATAAAAGAAAAACATTTATTGTAAATCCTAATGCAGAAGCTCCTCTTGATTTTATCATAAAAGAAACCGATTCCGGATTTGAATCAAAGAAGACAGTATATAAATCAATTAATCCAAATTATCTTCTTGATTAGTATGTTTTTGATTTGTTTAAGAGTCTGTTTGAATTTTCTTAAATAAATCCAAACAGGCTCTTAGTTTTATAGATAATTAATCTAAGTCGTAGGAATAAATGAATATGTCTGTTAAATTATACACTTCCTGTAAGCTTTGATTTTATGGGAATTGAGGGTTAAACTAACTTTAATGGAAAAAAGAGGATTAAAATTTCTCTTTTTTCCATTTTTTTTGTATTATTTTTGTGAAAAATAGAATGATGAGGAACAGATTATCACTGTATGGGATAAGCTTGTTTTTACTCCCTGTTTTGGGATGGGGACAATCGGCTCCCGACTTCAAAGAATTGCTGGAAAGTGCTATTGTACGCGATGCAGATTTAATGATGCAGAAGACCAAAAATAAGGTCACAGAACTCGATCAGCACAAACTTAAAGATATCTTTCTGCCTACACTGGAAATTAGTGGACAGGCAGGTTATCTTAATGCGACAACCCGTCTAAGTTCTCCGGAAATAAATCTGGAACCTTTTCTTACTATTCCAAGCGGTGCGTATAGCAACAATCTTAATATTTCCGGGTTTTCAGGAATCGCGAAAGCAGATGCAAAAATGCTGCTGTATTCCGGCGGAAAAGTAAAATATCTGAATAAGGCACTGGAAGAAAAGAAAAAGTCGGAAGATATCCTATTGGAAAAAACACGTGATGAGGTTATTACAACCATTTCCCGTGCCTATGACCAATTGGCACTAATTCACCAGTCCAAAATTGTTCTGGATGAAAGCAAGAGACGGCTGGATGCCAACAGAAAAACAGCAGATAAGGCTTTAGGTTATGGTCTTATTACACCATACGATCATAAAAAAATCGAACTGGCCCAGGCAACTTTGGATGCAAAGGTTGTAGAATATGAAGGGAAGAAAGAACTTCTGCTGACTCAGCTGGAAGTATTGACCGGAGTAGAAAAAGAAAGATTACGTTTGATAAATCCTGTATTGGTTCCGGTGGAAAGTCTTCCGTTGCAAAAAAGCATCGAAGAAAGAGCCGAAATTCGCGCACTCGATCATGGAATTAATGCTGCAGATTATAAAATACAGGCAGAAAGAACATGGTGGATTCCAAAAGTTCAGTTAATGGCTTCTTTATACTATATTGGTCTTTATAGTAACAGGATCAAAACTTCAGATAATATTATTCCGGCAATTCCGGAGCTGAATTATCCCGGTAGAAAACTTGACTGGAGACCCAATAACCTGGCTGTATTTCCATTGCTTACTGCGGGAGTGGGATTCAAATGGGAGATATTTGATGGTAAGGAAGGTAAACATGCTGAAGAACTGGCAAAAGTAAATAAAGAAATGCTGCAGACTCAGAAATATGATGCTACGAGAAAGCTGACACTGAATTTGGCGAATAATCAGTCTAATTACGATATTGCCTATGCGCAAATTGCATTGAAAAAGAAACAAAAAGAACTGGCACAAAATGCATTGGTTCAGGCTGAGAAAGAATTCCGCTACGGAATGGCAAAATCTACACAGCTGATAGAAGCAGAAAACGATCTGGAAGCTGCAGAGCTAGACTACCAAAACGCTATATTCAACCAGAGAAGAGCGGCTATCGAGCTGATGAAATCTACTCAGGAATTAGATGTAACCAAGCTTTATCAAGGTTTATAAAAAGAACATTATGAAAAAAAATATCTATATACCTCTTTTCAGTTTATTTATTCTGGGCAGTTGCGGAAGCGATAAAAGCAGCATGTCCGAATTTGAAGGGAAAACCAAAAAGGATGTTATTTCTTTTGCCCCTAAAGTTACCGGAAGAATTGTGAAAATATTAGTAAGTGAAGGTCAAACCGTAAAAAAAGGAGATACACTGGCTTTATTGGATATTCCGGAAGTTACTGCTAAAATAGCGCAGGCAAAAGGAGCTGTAAGTGCAGCTCAGGCGCAAGAGCAAATGGCAAAAAATGGTGCAACTGCAGATCAGATGAAACAGCTTCAGGCTAAATATAAAGG is a window encoding:
- the recF gene encoding DNA replication/repair protein RecF (All proteins in this family for which functions are known are DNA-binding proteins that assist the filamentation of RecA onto DNA for the initiation of recombination or recombinational repair.), which encodes MLIQSIRLNNFKNHAFRQFDFSPQINCFVGNNGVGKTNILDALYYLSVGKSFLGNTDQNNILQGEEFFNIEAMVADDEKENIIKVQQPLNSKKIIKKNDKSYDRLADHIGFLPSVIISPYDNNLISDSGEARRRFLDGMISQTDTEYLFNIIQYQKTIQQRNALLKAFQKNRYFDADSLDIYQHHLIKSGNIIYEKRKSFNEKFSPIVQKFYQLISDGKEDIEINYQSDLSEQDFEAILIQNLEKDRMLTYTSRGTHKDDLNFLMRQFPLKKTGSQGQQKTFLISLKLAQMQMIKDITGKSPILLLDDIFDKLDDNRVSQLIALVNKENFGQIFITDTHKDRTQSIVQRINEESRIFEL
- a CDS encoding alpha-2-macroglobulin family protein; amino-acid sequence: MQRIAKIFSLLLVILSGVSLHAQNYYDQQWKKINDNYAKGMVKSNLPIVLDIQKQAMKDNNTIELINALKAEFVIVNQTRDDEKNDSASQFFEKIKKHEKNLKGDELLVYRALQVKFVDDYLKRNQWRIQDRTNIDNQDFGQIETWSKLDFKKYFTQNFNDLGKIKNEIRKISMTKYQKLFANTQDIAYFPSVQDWVALQYVDFLKDNVLFTPNELKANNAKILEVYNDQIASNSGNPKLFYEYLKAQYEVSFGQLSEAEARKKYEAIVNSSTDGDYKVYILNDIAGSLASANPKEAMSILKKAKEMYPKSEFQNNIKNTENSITTPVITVSYESFTLPQQPIHLSVNYKNADAFAMNIYQVTDINSFISHIKDSYRNPLLKVAKQLVKKESYQLKNTGDYKNHISSVELSALKNGLYIAEYIVDGKSQGSYWFSVTDSRIIYNKIASNGSNNVLRLISRNNGESKKNTNLTFYDYSEYNKPVVKSSAKTDPQGIFVFPENKTQNYKRYLIEDSEKNISFIEAYGGNYYDQPRVDITEKTAQIFLDRAIYRPGQTVYFKVINTQYSNKKETVVVGMKQKIKLVDANGEDVSEQTFTTNEFGSYNGNFILPKGKLNGQFMLETDEGSVSFRVEEYKRPNFEITFEDIKGEYKFGQTIHMKGKAVSFSGVPLSNATLNYEIKKQDIRYRYFYWFAPTSNENSILGTVKTNEKGEFDIPVDLKKDDKLKGIQVNEYVVNASVTDTNGETQENSSTFRVASVSHFIEAEEVKPAFANEDIKVKVATKNYNNQKLGKSYQAKLSLLESPERIFRNNFEDFVQDVPVFSKENFIQKFPHDYFDKSELANNRKEKQTVLQKTATDEEFSLGKLAAGTYKLEFYNIEGQDTIKTEKVFEVWDRKSLGNGQKPFFRLMNNQKDYARGEKAKVYLYSAIPEAKVYVYVQNGNGETKTEEKYIKNGVLEYEIAIPADPAVKQLNLQFTLAAYNDIQTLSTNLPVRNETEPMKIELTTFRDKIQPGSKEKWTVKITGKNKEKAVAELLANMYDMSLDQFAANTYTFRNFNFERFIQQNYGVGTESLNSVRFNKREKYLNAKTVFAPYFNWFDQYGALGGLATNVRIRGGSTLRKANVAYEAAVDQKSVMDMVPAPVAAAKVADSSSKKEIEEVVVTGYGKAKKKEDLDKVPVRSNLNETVFFYPNLKTDKDGNVSFEFTSPEALTKWKLMFLAHDKNANAATLEQTIVTQKDFSVTPNYPRFLREGDEINMQVKLNNLVEKALSGSVQLQILNADTNEDISSKFGLNNMIQNFDINATSSKSVNWTFKVPNDVSGIIIKTVAKAGQYSDGEQKAVPVLPNRMLVTDALPIFVKEGQTKTFVLDQLKSNNSTTIANVSNTLELTTNPIWEVLFALPSLKNDINNSADVVFNKWFADVLASEIFKANPRMKKIFEEYQEKGLLESNLEKNQELKQLLLEETPWVFEAKDEKQQMQMLARLFDANNMRNSILDDWSTLKQLQNGDGGFSWYAGSPSSFSTSLYILKNLGKINEWLKDKGGVNDYQNTPQNEMVSTLTAYLDREINRYWKPKDMNPWNNLVLDYLDTRHYWEAQYPLKNTGATLKSQVIAKAKTAKITDFTFYGLSRAALLFNNYGLKDVSEKLMTYLKETSTDTKTQGVYWKQNLDAWGWYASKAINHALAMQAFNKLKPSDAIIEDMKIWLITQKEVNHWETSRATAEVIYTIMNSGKSWTTPEADKATVIWGGKELTKTDTQATGYIKSSVKSPELDKKLAEVTVTKPGPGIVQGGLFWQYYEDLDKVKSSETYISVTKELYKKVKTENGEELKKITADTPLRVGDKVTVRMILNTDRPMEYIHIKDMRAAGFEPTEVLSGYQWKNNLGYYQSTKDASTNFYIEQMPKGKYVFEYDVVANIAGKFSNGITTMQNYYAPQMNAHTQGTNVTVASH
- a CDS encoding GLPGLI family protein; protein product: MILACLLKKNMKRIVTIFLFVITYNFALCQKSDNKAEMKIVYEMKMGNISENKDISIYYYDLIFDKTTSIYADSNAKAYYDYIAKERGNYRLFMRPPKGKGSVYKENEKLIVSQPIGRDIYSYDEPALKWTIINEKKKKISNYDCILAKTTTDTGIVFYAWFTPKISIPEGPFRFKGLAGVILEVYNEINTIHISAVEIRKSNAGIYPLQYPKVYHISKKDFLDKRKTFIVNPNAEAPLDFIIKETDSGFESKKTVYKSINPNYLLD
- a CDS encoding TolC family protein; amino-acid sequence: MRNRLSLYGISLFLLPVLGWGQSAPDFKELLESAIVRDADLMMQKTKNKVTELDQHKLKDIFLPTLEISGQAGYLNATTRLSSPEINLEPFLTIPSGAYSNNLNISGFSGIAKADAKMLLYSGGKVKYLNKALEEKKKSEDILLEKTRDEVITTISRAYDQLALIHQSKIVLDESKRRLDANRKTADKALGYGLITPYDHKKIELAQATLDAKVVEYEGKKELLLTQLEVLTGVEKERLRLINPVLVPVESLPLQKSIEERAEIRALDHGINAADYKIQAERTWWIPKVQLMASLYYIGLYSNRIKTSDNIIPAIPELNYPGRKLDWRPNNLAVFPLLTAGVGFKWEIFDGKEGKHAEELAKVNKEMLQTQKYDATRKLTLNLANNQSNYDIAYAQIALKKKQKELAQNALVQAEKEFRYGMAKSTQLIEAENDLEAAELDYQNAIFNQRRAAIELMKSTQELDVTKLYQGL